In Komagataeibacter sucrofermentans DSM 15973, the genomic window TGTTTTTGTTATGTTCTTTTTGATCTTGTGACTGGCCATGTCATGCACCGGCACAAAATTCCGGTATTGGCATCAAACGCGATGTGAAGGCGGTGGTTCGGAACCGGGCTGACATATTTGGTGGCGTGATGGGCCTGATGGCGATGGCCCTTGGGTTCCATTCAGTTCTGAGTATTGAACAGAACGATGAAATCATCAGGAAATGGCAAGTAATCCTGCACAAACCATTTAATGACTGGTTCCAGCATTCATAATACGCGCCTGTGTGGCGGGTCGGAGGCATTTTTATCCCGTGACCCTGTGGGTGAAGAGGCGGCATGCATGGGGTGGCACATCAGTTCAGGTATGTCGTGACTGACGTAAATGAGCGTGGCTTTGAATATTGTTTTATAATCGTATGAATTGCCATCATATTCGTTATCTCTATATGATCTACATTCATTAAAAATAAGTTGTTTTTAAAATATAATAGATAGAGGAATCCTATATTTTTATATTTTATATTCATATGTGGCCAATATTGTTTGATCCTGATCATGGCTGCTCACGCCGCCGTGCGTGACGGTTCCTGCGTCGAGGCCGCCCCCAAAGGGTAACCTGTGATGAAAAAGGACTTTCACCATGCCCAAAAATGTCGTCAATCCCGAATTCCTGCCCATTCTGGAGAAGATGCCGTCCTTCGATGGCCTGTCCGGCCGCTCCCTGCCCGAAGTGCGCGAAATCTTCATGACATCGGTGCGCCTGATCGAAGGCAAGCCCCTGCCAGATGTGGAAGTGCAGGAAGAATACATTCCCGGCCCCGCAGGCGCGCCGGATGTGCGCGTGCTGGTCTATCGCCCCCGCACGCGGCAGCCCGATGCCCCGGCCATGGTCTATATCCACGGTGGGGGCCTGGTATCGGGCCACCCGGAGGTCGATGACCCCAAATGCCAGGTGCTGGCGAGCAAGATGGGCTTCGTGATCGTATCGGTCGATTACCGTCTGGCGCCGGAGGTAAAATATCCCGCTGCAATCGAGGATTGCTACGCCGCCCTCAAATGGGTGCATGACAACGCGGCACAGCTTGGCATCAATCGCGACAAGGTGGCAGTGGCAGGCGAGAGCGCGGGCGGGGGCCTGAGTGCCGCCCTGTCGCTCATGGCGCGTGACCGCAAGGAGTACAAGCTGGCCTATCAGTTGCTCATCTACCCCATGCTGGATGACCGCACGGCCACAAAGGTCGATCCCGCTCCTGATTTTGGCGAGTTTGTCTGGACCCGTTCGGCCAATAAATACGCATGGGAGGCCTATCTGGGCGCGGCTGCGGGTGGCGACAATACTCCGGCCTATGCCGCCGCCGCGCGGGCAAAGGATCTGACCGGTCTGCCGCCCACCTTCATTGGCGTGGGGTCGATGGATCTGTTCCTGTGCGAGGATCTGGAATACGGCCGTCGCCTCATGGCGGCAGGCGTGCCGACCGAGGTGATGGTGGTGCCCGGTGCCTATCATGTGTTCGACATGTTCGTGCCCGAGGCCGAACTGTCGCGCCGGTTCATGGAGGCGTATTGCGCGGGGCTCAAACGTACGCTGGGCCTGTAGGGCGCATGCCTGCCCCGGCCGCGGCATGGGGCAGGCACCATTGCGTGTACGGTGGCTTTTGTGGTTGCAGGCGACCGGCCCGGCTTTGCATCATGCTGCCCATGCGTGAGGGGAGTGCGCCAGATGATGCAATTACACCGATGCATGTGGCGTGAGGGGCTGGTGGCGGCCTTCATTATGGTGGCGCCTGCCGCCCATGCGCAGGGCCATGTGGTCCTGACCCCCAAGCTTGACTGGCAACTGGCCGCCCAACTGGCGGAAGAAGCGGTCAGGACCTGTGCCGCACAGGGTTACTCCGTCACGGCCACGGTGGTTGATACGAGCGGGCATCAGCAGGCCGTCATCAAGGGGGATAGCGTGCCGCTGCAATCGCTGTCCGTCTCCTATCGCAAGGCCTATACCGCCTTTGCCTATGGCCTGGCCTTTAACATGAACACCACCAGTGAACTGATTGCCGCCAAGGTAACGGGGCCTGCCAACGGGGCGCTCAATACCATTCCCGAAGTATTGTTCGTGCCCGGTGGGGTGACGTTGCGGCGGGTGGCGGATAACGCGGCCCTTGGCGGCATTGGCGTGTCTGGCGCGCCGGGCGGCGAGAAGGATGAAGCATGCGCACAGGCGGCTGTGGCGAAATATCGAGCGGAATTCCGTTAAAACGCGTAAAAGTTTTTGGTGAAGCTTTTTTCAAAAAGCTTCGGAAGATGTCCCTGTTTTGAAAAAGGGCGATACTTAAAAACTTTTATAATTTCACGGCATTATTGGGCCGCATCATGGCGAGGGTTACTGCAGTTTCTCGCTATCCTCATCCAGATCATGCAAAAGCGCCTGCGTCAGCGCCTGGTGGGACTGGATCAGCCGCACGTTATCGCGGTTCAGTTTCGGGGCATTCTTCCTGTCTGCTGGCGGGGCGTCACTCATGGTTGCCGTCATTTCAAATGCAGTGAGGCCCATGACAAAATCCCGCGCCGACATATCGTGCGCCTGCAGGATCGCCTGAAGTTCCGGCATGTCCTCGGTGCGGCGGATCGTGATGGCGAGCGGCATGTTTCTTGTCTGCATCGGCGGCGTCAGACGCGCCTGCCGGATGGCCCGGATGAGGGGGAGCATGCGGGCAAAAAAATCCTTGGGGAGCCTGTAATCGGCAGCGCTCTGAATATCCTGCTGCCGGGCCTCGTGCACGGCCCGTTCAATCTCGGCCTTTTGCTCAGCCGAGGGGCCGTGCGTCTCAACGTCCTGCGTCCGTGCCTCCCGCAGCCCAAGGGATGGGGCTGCAAGCACGCAGGCGCAGGCAAAAAGAATTCTGCACGGAATAAAAGCATTCATGCGCGCCTCCATCATGCCCTTCGTGCTGCTGGCCGGCAGGCCATCATGTGCATTCATGTCTGTTGTGCTGATTGTGCGGCAGATCGCGCCCCAGTCAATATGGATTGGCAATTGACGCATGCCCCGGGTCGTAACGCCGCAGCATGGAGTCATTGCCATGACCCATAACCGGTCCAGCCCTGTATGGGATTGAAAAAACGGGGGTGCATATTATCATAAATGCGCTTTTCATAAGAATTTTATCATAAAAATCTGTACATAAACTGCCAATTTACATCACCTGTCGGCAGGATTACGCAGGCTACATGGCAGGTGGCGCGATGGTTCCGGTATAATATGAAAAATAAAGAACAATATTTTTCAAATATGAACCTGATCGGAATAAAAAGTTAACATGAAATCATGCATTTGTGGCGGTGTTTAAAGTAATGAATAAATACATATTGATCACTGCCGCTCTGTTTCTGGCAGGCTGTCATCCAGACCCTGACTCCGTACGCGCGCCTGCTACTGCGTGGGATATGTCATGGTCTACAAAAGAGGGGACAGCCACCATTACCGGCTCGGCATACCACATTTACTTTGACTATCACTACTACCCCAGCGGTAATGGGACCATGCAAACATTGCCTGTTGGCCCGGGGCACAAATTCACCTGCGCCGGGCATGATGTGCAACTGCTGCCGCAAAGTCCGGCATCTGATCCTGTGGTCGATCATATGTTCCGTTACGGTACGATGACCGGACCCAAGGTGGATTCTGCTGAGGTTGCGCCATTCGTCCGGCACGTGACATGTGATGCGGATGGACAGTTTACCTTCTCTAACCTGCCTGCTGGCGTCTGGTATGCAGTGACAAATATCTGGCAGGGAAATATCGCCGTCAAGGAAATCCGGACCCAGTCGGGCCAGACTACGTCCGTCACCCTGAAGCACGACTGGAATTACCCGCCTTCGTGGCGACATGGACCGCATTTATAACAGGTCGTTGCCTGCAGATGGTTGATTGTAGCATCGCCCTGATTTTTATGCGGAGCAGGAGAGACCGTATTTTCAGTCAGTCGCGGGGCAATGTTGGCGCGTCGCGTCAGTCTTTGCAGCATGGCTCGCCCAGGCCTGAACGCGATGATGGTTGCGCGATCCTGTGGCTGACAGGTCGACGCGCAAAACGGGTCGGGGCTGGGTTGCCGCCTACCCGGTCAGTTTGCCCCTCTTTGCGTGACAGCAGGGCGTTGCCGCGACTGCGTGCTCTGGTGCGGTATCCAACCTGCGCCAGTTTGCCCATCAGGTCTGATTGCCAGCGATCACGTTCGGAATCTTCCATCATGATATGCTTTGGTAAGAGGCTGTCAGGCGCCGTATCCAGAAAGGGTATCAGGGCCCGATCCTCATATCCTTCAATGTCGATTTTCAATACATCCACATGGTTTACCTTGGCCTCGGTCAGGATATCGAGCAGCGGCGCTGATGCGCACGGCTTCTCCTTTGCCCTGCCCATTGCTGGACTAGGGGCCGGGTGTTGCCTGACACAAAGGCTGCCTTGTTTCAACGGCGCTACAACATGCCGGTAATATAATAATATATGCCCATACAGACTAACATGAATAAATATAATATACTGTTTTAGAACACTGTTATAAAAATAAATCTTGATTTTTTACCAGATTCTGTTGAAATAATATAATAATATCTGGCCTGCACCCGTCGTCATGAGCAAGGGCACAAACCTCACTAACGGATGTGCGAAGATATAGCTGACATGACAGGCCTGCCGCCCGGCATGAAACACGTAATGGTCCGATATACGGGTCATGTCCTCGTAAAAGAAGTCAAAGCGAGGGGGCGGCCAATCGCGTTCCCTCCTGATTCCACTGTGGGTTGAAGTCGGTGGTATCGAGCATGTCAGCAGCCAGAGGAAGAAAGGCCCGCTCACAAGCAGGCCAATGCATAAACCAGGGGCGTCGCCCCCCTAACGGATGCCCGTGATTTTATAGGGGTTTGCTCCGAGGCCCATTACGCCACGCACCATGCCTGCAAGAAAAAATGAAAAACATGTTGGCAGCATAATAATTAAGATGAGATGGTATACGTATTCCTATGTAATTCACTATGTACAATGTTTTCGCAGATGGTATCAATGTGGACCATTATGTGCGGTATTCCACCTCAAGGCAGGTGAAAGACGAAAAATAACGGTTTCCCACCATTTCCTGTATCGAAGATGAGAGCGCTAGCTGGGAATCCCTTCGTAAGCCTCCAGGAACGCCTCGATATTATCGCTCATCAGCAGCGGCATCCGGGCCCGTATGACCTCCTCCGGCCAGTCCCACCATGCCAATGCCAGCAGCCGCTCGATGGTTCTCTCGGGAAAGCGATATTTGATGACCCGGGCCGGATTGCCGCCCACGATTGCATAAGGCGGCACGTCTTTGGTCACCACGGCTGCCGTGGCAATGATCGCGCCTGACCCGATGGTGACACCCGACATGATGTTGGCCCGCGCGCCGATCCAGACGTCATTGCCGATGACGATATCCCCCTTGGTGGAATGGTCATCCGTTGCATCTGCGGCTTCGGGCCAGAAATTGCACTGGTTCTTGAACGGATAGGTGGTGATCGTGTCCGGGCGGTGGTTGCCCAGGATCATCAGCACCTCGCGGGCGATGGAACAGTATTTCCCGATCTTCAGGCCAGCATATTCGGCCTCTATGACAATGGGAGAGCCCTGGGCGCCATACGTATGGTCCCCGATCTCCCAGCCCCATTCCTCGATCTCGTGGGCCAGCGTGTAGCGTAGTAACAGCGAAAAGGCGTTCTTGCCGTAATACATGGGGCCGCGCTCTCCCGTTCTGGTTGAGATTATGCGATGTGCGTTTTTACATATCGGTTGTCGCACTGTCAGGCTTTTAACGGCACGCACCCAAGGTCCGCAATGTGGCGAGGAAGGTTGCAATGTTTCGTGACCGATCATGGGGTGACGGATATCTCTATGATCGCAATACAGAAACGGTCCTGTGTAGCAAGAACGACTCCCTCACGCACCTGCCAGCCGCAGGTCGCTAACCCAGCGCCTCTTACATAGCGGGGAGGGCAGGGGATTGCCTCCCGCCCGGATAAGCAATGAAGCCTGATTTAAAGGCACTTATTTTTGGCTCAGGGGCTGCGACGACGGATGAGCCGGGTTTGTTTTTCAACCTCTTCCAAGGCGGCACTTACATCAATGTCGGTCTCATTGGCGGCCTGTAATCGCTCTGCCTGTTGGTGGGCCGCATTGTAATCGTCAGGTTATCAGCGATGGCCTTGGATCGCAGGGTGTTATCAGGACTCCCGTCCCGTTCTGGCAGCCTGATGACCGGCGGCGTTGTGCCGGGAAATCAGCAGCATCCAGGAACATGGTCACGATCTGGTTGAGTGCGCGGATTTTTCTCTGGCCAGGGGAGTTTCTGGCAACCGTCACGTCTTCGTTTCGGACGCGTCCCTGTTTTCATGCTGTCAGCCCCATGCACCGTGGCGCAGTCATTGACAGCAAGGAATTTTCAGCCAGAGCAAAGGAGCCGCCACGTGTAAGCTGGTAACCGTGGATGGAGCCGCTTGGGATGTGAAATGGTCGAGGGGTTGGAACAGTGCCAAACAGCACAAGAAACCGGCCTGAACGTATCTGCACGTTCCCGGAAAGCGCCTTGCTCAGTATGGGCTCAGATTTAACAAAATCCGTAACCGACTGATCTAACACTAATTTTTAAGGAAATGTGGCTCCCGAAGTAGGACTCGAACCTACGACCCAGCGATTAACAGTCGCTTGCTCTACCAACTGAGCTATTCGGGATCAGCGTTGGTGAGCAGCTTATAGCTACACTGATGGGGGCGCGTAAACCCCCCTTTTGAACTTTTTTTCAAAAAGGGGAAAAAAGGGAACCCCGGCAGGCTAAAAGAAGGGTAATGCCTTCCCATCTCAGGAGAAACCGCAACCAATGGTCGAACAGAACAGGGAAGGAAAGCCGCGCCAGTTGCTGCGCCGCGCTGTAGTGCCCATGCTCGTGGCGGGCGGATGCGCCATAGTGGGCACGCAATGGGTGCAGAGCCGCCAGCAGGCGCGTCTCGTTCGCCGCGATGATGCCCTGCTTGATGGCCAGCCCCATGACATGACGCTGTCATGGCCCTACGCCCGGTCCTCCACCCTGTATAACGTTGCCCTGCGGCAGGATTTCTTTTTGCAGTATCGCCTGAATGTAAACCTGCGCGAGGGCGTGGCCAACGGGCGTGACGCCATTGCCGACCTGCAGGCGGGGCGCGCCATGGCGGCGGTGGCGCCCGTGCTGTCATGGCTGCAGGCCTGGCAGGCCAGCCCGGATCTGCCGGCGCGGCTGGCCATGGGGTTGCAGGCAGGCACCTTTCGCCTGCTGGTGCGGCGCAAGTTGCGCATTGCCAAGATCGAGGATCTGGTGGGCCGCCGCATTGCCGTGCTCAATGCCGATATGGCCGACCGGCTGTTCTTCTCCATCATCCTGCGCCGCAAGGGCCTGAACCCTGACACCGCGCCCAACTGGGTCATCCTGCCGCCTGATGAAATTGATGACGCGCTTGCCGCAGGCACGGTCGATGCCGTGGCCCTGCACGACCCGCTTGCCTGGCGGTTGCTGCGCAACCCCGCGCTGGATGTGGTGGAACTGGTCAATAGCGTAAACGGACTGTATGCCGGGCGTACCAATCTCGCGCTGGGGGTTTCCACCGATGTGCTGCGCGATACGCCCGCAGCCGCCGTAGCCCTCGTGCTGGCGCTTTATAACGCCGCGCACTGGCTCCCCACCCACATGGCCGAGGCCGCCAGCCTGCTCGATGGCCGCGTTGATGGCATGCAGCAGGACGCCATATTGCAGATGATGCGCCATGAGGTGCTGGGCATCAGCCCTGTAGGCAATGACCTGAAAACCCAGATCGCGCGTTATGTCGATGAACTCAAGCTGCTCGGCCAGTTCCCCGACAGCCTCAATTCCGCCAGCTACGCCCGCAGCATCTCCGCCGATATCCTGCGCCCCGGTCAGCCCCGGCCATAAGGCCGCCTACCGTACATCGCGATAATAGGGCTGGGCCAGGGCGGCAGGTGCCGCCATTACCCGGCGCATGCGGTGCCACACCACCACCGGCACGATGATGAAGGCCATGGTGCCAACATAGGGCAGCATGTTCAGGAAGGCAGGGTCAATCGGCCAGTTATGGGCCTGCCCCACAAAGGACAGCGCTGTGACCAGCCCGAACAGAAGCGCCGAGAGCGTGACGATAATGGGCCGGTAGCCCGCAAAGATCACCAGTGCGAGGGCAATCCATCCGCGCCCCGCCACCATGCCCTCTGACCAGACCGGCACGTAGGTCAGCGTCAGGTACCCGCCTGCCATGCCCGCCATGGCTCCGCCCAGCGTTACGTACCAAAAGCGCATGGCCATGACCGGAATGCCCGCGGCATCCGCTGCCGCCGGGTTCTCGCCCACCGCGCGCATGTTCAGCCCGTGCCGGGTGCGGAACATGATGAAATGCACAGCCAGCGGCAGCAGCACGTAAATCGGTATGATGAGGATATTCTGCCCGAACAGCGCCGGGCCAATAATGGGGATGGAGGACAGCAGCGGAATGGTGACATGCCCGAAGGTCGTCTCCACCGGCTGGCCCGCGTAGCTGTGGCCCAGCGCGGTTGAAAGCCCCAGCCCCATGAAGGTCGTAGCCAGCCCGCACAGCACCTGATTGGCCCGCATCACCACCGCGCCAAAAGCAAATACCATGCCGCCCACGGCGCCCACCATGATGGCCATCAGCAGCCCGACCCAGGGCGAATGCACAGAGGAGACGGTCATCACCGCCGTGACCGCGCCCAGCGCCATGAGGCCTTCCACCCCAAGGTTGGTCACGCCCACGCGCTCGGCCAGCACTTCGCCCAGAGCCGCGAGCGCCAGCACGCCACCGGCCAGCACGGCGGTGGCCAGCATGCCTGTCAGCAGCATGATCATGAGGCTTTCCCCTTGGCTGGCGTGGTGGCGACAGGCCGGTAATGGGCCAGTTCATCGCCAATGGCGATCATGAACAGGATCAGCCCGGTAATGGCGAGGATGACCGAGGCCGAAAGCTGCTGCGTCTGCATGACAATGCCCGAATCAAGGATCAGCGCCATCAGCAGTGCCGCCGGGATCACGTTCAGGCACGACCCGCGCGCCAGCACCGCCACCACAATGCCCAGATAGCCAAAATTGTTGGCCATGCCGCCCTGCAGCCGGTGCACCGTGCCCGCGACCTCGAA contains:
- a CDS encoding alpha/beta hydrolase; its protein translation is MPKNVVNPEFLPILEKMPSFDGLSGRSLPEVREIFMTSVRLIEGKPLPDVEVQEEYIPGPAGAPDVRVLVYRPRTRQPDAPAMVYIHGGGLVSGHPEVDDPKCQVLASKMGFVIVSVDYRLAPEVKYPAAIEDCYAALKWVHDNAAQLGINRDKVAVAGESAGGGLSAALSLMARDRKEYKLAYQLLIYPMLDDRTATKVDPAPDFGEFVWTRSANKYAWEAYLGAAAGGDNTPAYAAAARAKDLTGLPPTFIGVGSMDLFLCEDLEYGRRLMAAGVPTEVMVVPGAYHVFDMFVPEAELSRRFMEAYCAGLKRTLGL
- a CDS encoding heme-binding protein, which codes for MVAPAAHAQGHVVLTPKLDWQLAAQLAEEAVRTCAAQGYSVTATVVDTSGHQQAVIKGDSVPLQSLSVSYRKAYTAFAYGLAFNMNTTSELIAAKVTGPANGALNTIPEVLFVPGGVTLRRVADNAALGGIGVSGAPGGEKDEACAQAAVAKYRAEFR
- a CDS encoding prealbumin-like fold domain-containing protein is translated as MAVFKVMNKYILITAALFLAGCHPDPDSVRAPATAWDMSWSTKEGTATITGSAYHIYFDYHYYPSGNGTMQTLPVGPGHKFTCAGHDVQLLPQSPASDPVVDHMFRYGTMTGPKVDSAEVAPFVRHVTCDADGQFTFSNLPAGVWYAVTNIWQGNIAVKEIRTQSGQTTSVTLKHDWNYPPSWRHGPHL
- a CDS encoding FkbM family methyltransferase; amino-acid sequence: MGRAKEKPCASAPLLDILTEAKVNHVDVLKIDIEGYEDRALIPFLDTAPDSLLPKHIMMEDSERDRWQSDLMGKLAQVGYRTRARSRGNALLSRKEGQTDRVGGNPAPTRFARRPVSHRIAQPSSRSGLGEPCCKD
- a CDS encoding CatB-related O-acetyltransferase; this translates as MYYGKNAFSLLLRYTLAHEIEEWGWEIGDHTYGAQGSPIVIEAEYAGLKIGKYCSIAREVLMILGNHRPDTITTYPFKNQCNFWPEAADATDDHSTKGDIVIGNDVWIGARANIMSGVTIGSGAIIATAAVVTKDVPPYAIVGGNPARVIKYRFPERTIERLLALAWWDWPEEVIRARMPLLMSDNIEAFLEAYEGIPS
- a CDS encoding ABC transporter substrate-binding protein, coding for MVEQNREGKPRQLLRRAVVPMLVAGGCAIVGTQWVQSRQQARLVRRDDALLDGQPHDMTLSWPYARSSTLYNVALRQDFFLQYRLNVNLREGVANGRDAIADLQAGRAMAAVAPVLSWLQAWQASPDLPARLAMGLQAGTFRLLVRRKLRIAKIEDLVGRRIAVLNADMADRLFFSIILRRKGLNPDTAPNWVILPPDEIDDALAAGTVDAVALHDPLAWRLLRNPALDVVELVNSVNGLYAGRTNLALGVSTDVLRDTPAAAVALVLALYNAAHWLPTHMAEAASLLDGRVDGMQQDAILQMMRHEVLGISPVGNDLKTQIARYVDELKLLGQFPDSLNSASYARSISADILRPGQPRP
- a CDS encoding ABC transporter permease, which translates into the protein MIMLLTGMLATAVLAGGVLALAALGEVLAERVGVTNLGVEGLMALGAVTAVMTVSSVHSPWVGLLMAIMVGAVGGMVFAFGAVVMRANQVLCGLATTFMGLGLSTALGHSYAGQPVETTFGHVTIPLLSSIPIIGPALFGQNILIIPIYVLLPLAVHFIMFRTRHGLNMRAVGENPAAADAAGIPVMAMRFWYVTLGGAMAGMAGGYLTLTYVPVWSEGMVAGRGWIALALVIFAGYRPIIVTLSALLFGLVTALSFVGQAHNWPIDPAFLNMLPYVGTMAFIIVPVVVWHRMRRVMAAPAALAQPYYRDVR